Genomic window (Candidatus Hydrogenedentota bacterium):
CATTCAGAACCGGCGAATTCGATTGCGTCATCTGTTCTCAAGTTATCGAGCACATTCCCGAAGAGAATGGCAGACTGCTGGATGAACTGACCCGCATTCTCAAGCCCGGCGGCACGCTCGTGTTGGGTACCCCGGACTACGGCCAATGGCAGTGGATTGCCATCGAGTGGGTGTACGGCAAAGTCGCCCCCGGCGCCTACGCGGATGAACACGTTACCTTCTACTCCTATGAAAGCTTGACCAAAGCCCTCAGGGATCGCGGATTCGAAATCCTGGACCATGACTACATCTGCAAAGGTGAATTGGTGCTCAAGGCCCTCTATCGGCCTGCGGATGCCCAATCGCACTCGCTGGAATTGGCGGATGGAGTCCATCAAGGGGCCGTTTCTCCGTGAATACGGATCTTCGCTATTTGACGGCAAAGTGAGAAAATTGTTGACTGTTGTATCGACCCACCGGCATGATGGTATCATTAGTGGGCCTTACGAACGGGGAGAGTGGGCCATCGGCGGTAAGTCGTTGATAGTGCAGCTCGATAACGAGGAGCCTGCGGCATGCAGATGAGGAAGTACGTTGCTTCGGTCGTGATGACCGCAATTCTTGGGTTGCTCACTTGTGGGTGCCCCACCTCGCCACCGGATTTCCTGGTCACGTTTCTTGTGACGACAACATCCCTGGACTTTGGCACGAACCTGAATTCGCTTCAGTTCAAAGTGTCGAAGAACTACACTTCGAAGCCCATGCCGACTTTTTCCATCACTCCCCAGCAGGAGTGGATACTCGTCAACCCGTCCACGGGCAACAGCACGGGCCCGTCGAATCCGGTTACAGTCACCGTCACCCTAAACCGTTCGAAACTCACCGCTGGTTCGAACACCGGTAGCATTGTCATCTCGGCGCCCGGCGTCACACCCGTTACAGTCACCGTAACCGCAGCTACAAGTATCGTCGCCAATTTCGGTGGCATTCCCACCACCATTCAACCCGGCGGCGTTGTAAACTTCGTCGACCAGTCAACCGTGACGGGCGGAACTATTGATTCCTGGCTATGGACATTCGGAGATGGCGGGCAAAGCACCCTTCAGAATCCCTCGCATCAGTACAACACGCTTGGCACATATACCGTCACGCTACAGATCACCTCTGGGGCGTTGAGCGATACGGAAGTCAAGAGCAACTACATTAGCGTTGTTCCTCCTACTCCTCCAACAGCGAACTTTATCGCAACTCCGACCGCGCCTGTGGGCAACGCTTCCGTTCAGTTCACCGACCTCTCGTTAGCCGGCACTTCTCCAATTACCAATTGGTACTGGGAATTCGGAGACGGCGGCACCAGTACCTTGAAGAATCCCACGCATTCGTACACCACGGCCACGGCCTTCAGTGTGTACTTGAAAGTGACTACGCTTGTCGGTTCCGATGACGAGTTGAAGGTCAACTACATCAACGTTCAGCCCAAAGCGCCCACTGCGGACTTCATGGCGGACGATACCACGCCCGCCGTGGGGCAGACCGTTCAATTCTCCGATCTCTCGACACCTAATGTCGGGAACTTGACGACATGGTGGTGGCACTTCGGCGACGGCGTCACCAGCACCCTGCAGAATCCGACGCATGTTTACACTGCGGCGAAAATCTACAGTGTCTACTTGGGTGTAACCAACAACTACGGTTTACTTGGTCAGAAGACCCGCACCAACTACATCAACGTGAGTCCGACAAAGTAGCTCATTAGCGCATGGACAAGCCGAACGCGTGATGGTGTGTGCAAATTGCGGGCGTTGCGACTTGCGGGACGGCCGCCTAGCGAAGTCTTCTCGTTAGGCCAACGTGATCTCCAAGGCCCTTAGCCGGCGTTCCATTTCACGCAACGGCATCAAATCGCCTTTTCGCCCCGCAGCTTCAATGCCGAGACGATAGGCCGCGATCGCGTGTTCGCGCTCACCCGAAAACTCAAGACACTT
Coding sequences:
- a CDS encoding PKD domain-containing protein, which encodes MQMRKYVASVVMTAILGLLTCGCPTSPPDFLVTFLVTTTSLDFGTNLNSLQFKVSKNYTSKPMPTFSITPQQEWILVNPSTGNSTGPSNPVTVTVTLNRSKLTAGSNTGSIVISAPGVTPVTVTVTAATSIVANFGGIPTTIQPGGVVNFVDQSTVTGGTIDSWLWTFGDGGQSTLQNPSHQYNTLGTYTVTLQITSGALSDTEVKSNYISVVPPTPPTANFIATPTAPVGNASVQFTDLSLAGTSPITNWYWEFGDGGTSTLKNPTHSYTTATAFSVYLKVTTLVGSDDELKVNYINVQPKAPTADFMADDTTPAVGQTVQFSDLSTPNVGNLTTWWWHFGDGVTSTLQNPTHVYTAAKIYSVYLGVTNNYGLLGQKTRTNYINVSPTK